A stretch of DNA from Cryptomeria japonica chromosome 4, Sugi_1.0, whole genome shotgun sequence:
GGTGCCCTATCTCCCTCAAATCAAACCATATACTAAGAGTACAACACAACATGTTGTGCTACTGGGATCACTatgctataagctgcaacataataagaTGTCTAGCTCGTCTGACGCAAAACCTTTTGCTGAAGAGCATCTCGCTTTGCTCTCATCTTTACGATCTATCAATCGTGCTCAGCTCTGATCTCAATGATCTGTCTATCTCACTCTACCAGCTACGTCTGCAACACTATCAACTGTGAGTGCAAACTTGTCACCCTCACCCTCAAAGACCGAACCATGtctctccccacctcctcctcttcaCCTCCCTACTCATCTCTCTGTTGTCTCACATGTTGAGGAGtcgctctctcctcctcacctccaacctctacTACCCTAGTCCTGCTAGCCTCAACCGAaacaactcctaaggatccaccctcccctctctgtcgATGTCAACCTCTCCTTGGTGCCCTACTGCTACTCGCACCAGAATCACCTCTTGTTCACCTAGGTAGATCTGTTCTTCATCCCTATACCTACTCTGGTCCATGTGCCTGTGCTagtgcatcctcctcaacctcatctataagaggtgcatgctctccagGATCTATAAATCGAGGAAAGgggtgtctctgaaaccaatctctatactagagcaATACCCTTGTGTCTACCACATCCTCCAGGTACTCCCATCTCTATGGTTGTAAACCCGCTATCTCCTGGATGGTCAAGGCATATGAGAGTTTgggtgcccatcctcatctctcctcatccccaaatctagcatatgttgtaaactcctgggatatactttgtggtctcccatactgcctcaaaacCCTAGGCACTACAAACTGCTCAATAATAGTGGTCAATCTATCAATGAGAGGTGTAGTCATAAACATATCTCTCTAATGTACCCTCCAATCATCCCACttctctagacccctatatggtctctaTACTACAGAGATCAAGTCATCTAACTGCCTCCTCCAAAAATCAGTCTTGCCCAGGTTGGACTGTGTGATATAACCCGAATACTAGCATACGAGAGGTTGATGTGCTTCCCTCGAATCATCCATAATAGGTCTTCCAAtcgggatatgctcccatgcccatatctgcaaaACTAGGACACCTCCTGCCATTCTCTTCCCCTCTCAATaggcgatctcatgcatctcatggtacatatgcATGAGTAAGTATGAACCCCAACCTAATCTAACTAGATGAGTCAGCAATCTCTCTAGTattctaccccatccacataagaATCCCTGTTGTCCTCTGTTAGGCCTCATGAAACAACCAATCATGCCAACCAAAATGCAAGCAAGAGGGTACTTTGCACCATACCTACTCAACAAATTGTCCCAACTGATAGCACAATCAAGGATATTATCATCATGAAAAATACGTCTGAGAGCCTCAATGCCCGGCCGTGGAATCAAATCACAATCTACCTTATCTCCAACAAAGGGAATCCTCAATATTCTATAAATATCCTCAGGAGTGATCATCAACCctccaactggcaaatgaaaggtgttatgctcataATGGAAACACTCAACCAATGCGGTCAACAAACCCTGATTCACACGGATATCCGACATCTGCAACaagtatccaaatccacacaacccAATGTGACCTCTCTATGTGTCTGATAAGTCACGCACTAATCTCATAGTTGGCGGATATGTACACCAAAACTAAATATCAGGCAACTGAATCTGCAAAatcgaacacacaaatcattaGTACATGATCAAATTTGCACTAAGAATGTGTTAAACATGGTAAagaatccaaatttacaacattgacaatccaaaaaaaaaatttggaccTTTAAAAATACTTGTTGTTTTCCATACGAGTTACCACACTCAAGCAGCAACTCGTATGATAAAACATTATGAGTCACATGAGTAAACACTCTTTTATGACAAATAGTAACATGTCGCATGATTAAATAGTCTCTAAAGAGCACTCTTGTACGATACAAGGGTCGACACTAGACGACAAACCCTATATGACAAAACAAAAATTGTCAGATACTCGTACGAGAAACAGTAATAAACTGCACAATAAAACAACACAAGACGACTTCACACGAAGTTTAAAATGccaaattcaacaaaaaatcaaaaaatgagaaATGCACAGGGCTTGAGATCAATCACTTACTGTTGGGGGATAATTCTAAgcttgattatgtcatctctggtgcttgAATCAATACTCTTGAAtaggaattgccatttttcttcgcaggaggtttttcaaatttttaactttgagaggtaaaaatgaattggcAATGACACAATGAACCCCTTATagtccaaaccctaattttcaaacttgctctgatggacataaaatttgtaccCTTGCCTAAATCGCTTGTCCTGAGttcattttcgggatcaaaatcgaaatctgacgtcaattttctagtcaaaatttcacaacgTTGACCACTTGGTATTTTCATCTTCTGGTCGCTTTTTCAAATCATTTTGCACTCAAATCAATTCTGATTTTaaatcttcaacatcaatcttcatgctcaaattatcatcgctaaatctttttatcttttcaaaattgcctaaaatcgttgTACCCTCGCTATATTTCTATttctctcccaagggggcatattcATTACATCTTTTCAGTGATTATCATTATTCAAAACTCGAGAATTTTTTCAGATCTTCATCTAAAGTCAAGCAGAAATCTTTTCAGTCaaagaaaatcaactaaaccttgttactaggggcatcttaactaaatcacatcgcattaagttgagattcttcaatgtcaaataaagaaatctctaggggcataaCAATTTGTGTCCTTATCTATATCAATCTTCAAATCGTtaagtttcatcacatcaaatcacgctggacattctctcttgctaatcggttcttgttcaatcaagtttagaatcgGTTTTATCCCTTGCtcaatcgattcttgttcaatcaagttcagaatcggttttATCGCTTcgctcagtcgattcttgttcaatcaagttcgaaatCGGTTTTATTGCTTTGTGTCGCATGTAAAAGAATTCATCTCTAAAGCATCAAttagaattcaaagggaaatcacaaatctgtatctaatcaaagaattcaaacaaacagacaatgaaataacacaatcaaatcaaaataggaattataaagtaattcaatcaaaactccctattctgtgactgcgtataacttccatttctcttctcctctctatggtatgatgcctctcaaatattgcgctggcaacctacaagtgacacaaagattcaaagtttgtgattgttgaaaatggagattgaatgctcaatttatagatttttggagaagattgattgaaaggtggaacagattgatcaagaggtggaactcaggtgagctcatatgaagattgatagttgaactgttgatttggaggtgaaactgaatagattgaatagattaaatgagtcaactgattgagaaaaagccaactgaaggaagaaaaaggatgattggaggaaattaagaagatgacaaagaaagttttatttagaaaaagctaactaaaagatgaaaatagagattggagagataaatgatttaattaattaatttagcatgtgcttgcactttgacttaaattttcaatttaatctttgcatgagatttaattcaaataattgaatttattttaaattcaatttagtatttgaatatatttagaacttgactttgattttcaatttgatttttcaaatcatgcgcatgtaattgaatttggaagaaattagaaattaaatgaaattagaatttggggatttggaattgaagaattaattagttaattaaataatttaaagaaactatttaattatttagaaatggactttaattaaataataaagattatttaaattaaaggattcaatcacaattaattaaataataaatatttaattaatatttttatttttttatattcactatcatgGAATCTGGAGGGTCCTCGCCGAAgcgagactaatcccccagtgtgtatgACTCGCTCACAAGgcagcaacacacacagagttaacacagccggggactcgaacttaagaccatggggagcatacccacaccTTAAGTTGTGATCCACGGCCGGGCGAGCTAGGGCCAAAGccctttaattaatatttagaaaagggttgaatgattaattgattagagatagaaattgaaaatagaatttatttaaataataaagattatttaaattggggaattaatcagaattaattaaataataattaacattagaaaatggttaaaatgattaaatgatacaagaataagaaatagaatgattagtaagattatgaggaaatatgaaattagaagaataaaattaatttacttaattaaataattatagaattatttaatcaattagaagaataattagtacatgatcaatgagacatttttgggtgtctacatttgcccctctttgagacaatgttgaaatgacgttgtttcaaagaaaatgaaaaattttgccccagtatgccttggtaccactgtatTGTGTATGTATTCCCCCTCGaaaaaggtggtcaaaaaatttgaaaattgagaccatattttcgatatcAGTATAATGAGCAATCGTGTGAATTTTCATGCAATTTCGaaatcgtttgagtaggctacaagttgtttgaagctagcGGGGACCGCGGGCGTCGAGGTGTCAAAAccccctaattttgagctataaatagagattttaggttttcatttgctcatttgcaatttggtaagtTCTTGGTTTTCTCTGCGAATTTTGTGCTTTCCTTTTGAGTATTTGATCATCGTGGCTggctatagagctcgattgcacctatcTGACCGACTAtgttcttatcagagacctccagGGATTGGCGGCATGGTATGTTTCTAAATTTTTGCCTGATTTTTTACCtgtttttgctattttttgaaaaaaattgtagtGTCCAATTTTTCCTTGCATCACGCATTAGCCTGTCGATTTTCACACATTCACACTAAACATACTGCATTCATTCTAAATGTACCACATACACTGTAAAGTACCACATTTGTGCTTAGCATATCACATTCGCTATAAATCTTACATATTAGCTCATTTCTTTACGCATTGGTGTTTAATGTTACGCATAAGCCTTTATTGTTCTGCATTGGTGTTTAATGTCACGCATTGGTGTAAAACATCAAGCATTTGTTGTATGTGAAGGTTTTTTGTCATGTGTCTGATAATTTTTTATGTTCTTGTGATCCGATATCTAATATTTTTAACATTTTCTctatgcaggagaacattggagtgctatACTGCTGACAGAGCAGACCCCGTGGACTTGACCTTTGTGccgatttacttgatgaggagatcgAGCATATCCGACAGCTTGGTTTATATTATGTGTTACACTTGCCAGAGGTTGCGGCCAACAGGGCCTTGATTATAGCTTTGATAGAGCGATGGCATTttgagacatgttcttttcatcttcctactggtgaggcatccattaccttagaggatgtatggtgtatactgCGTATtttgattcatggtgagagagttgtgtatgacCATGACGATGGCATTGCTAGAttgtgtgccctttttgagtgtgagatacaGGATTTACAGATCAGTGGTCggtatgatatcccttgggctcgatTAGATTACAATGATCTAACTATTGTACTATGCAGTGTTGTCGGTGGTTTGTTGATACTGGACAGACGAGGTCAAGGATTTCCAGTCGtatggggtagagtgctccatgatatgattgtgtaTCAACAAGTATATGTGTGGGGTCTGTGTCTTCTAGCCATggtgtattatcagatgcatggcaTTGTATAAATTGGATACcggtctatcagttgtggtgtgacatttCTCCAGacgtgggcatgggagcacatttctattgtGAGACatgttattcatgttgacttgcagcctggtgagccttatgcttataggtacacagtgggtattagacacaggggttcatgtaacaccttgtattggaggcaTCAACTTGATATTctgcaacattttatttggagaccatacttagattgccccggttgggcGGATGACGCAGTGCATTTGCCTTTCTACCGATAGCAGAGATATATTATTGGTAGGGCATTTGAGACGCAGTggattattgagatgtctcttccaaGACGGGTATTGAGACAGTTCAGGGAGGTACAGGTTACACCGGTGGTTACTGCTTATTTTGCTCGTGTATCTcaggaggtatctgattggggggtATGTATACATCCACATGTTGCTTctgttgagtttgatgctcttcagccattactttgggattggggtagaggtgcagtAGATCTAGGAACTACGTCAGAGTTTGATGCATGGTGGGCCacacataggcctattccacttactGATCCTGTTGTTGTAATTATAGCACAACAGATTCAACATCCTAGACAGCGCCTGAGGATAGACATGGAGGAGAGAGTCAAAGGAGGAGAGGGGGGTGGATTAGCTGAGAGGGGAGATGAGGGAGATGGAGGAgttgagggaggagaggaggaaggAGGAGATGACGGAGAAGATGAggacatagacattggtggagacactaaGTCTACTAGTagcagagatgatgatgattctttagggTCATCGAGCAGTGAGGATGGTGAAGATGACGATGATACTGATATGCCAGAGCTGGAGGATGTTCTTGTTGCTGAGGGTGGAGGAGGATAGGTGGGTGATAGGGATGATTATGATCCACAGATTCTCAGAGCACGGATTCAGAGTCTAGAGGACAAGGTTGCCAGACGAGATGTCGAGCAAGAGGCTTACCGCATAGACTACGGTTCACTAGAGACCAAGagggatcatctccagagggagagagatgaggtcaTCAGATGGTCACAGATGATTTAGGTTGCCTATGATCAGCACTTTGCTCCAAGTACTGATGCACGAAGTTAGTCTGACAGACTTTATTATGTTGCACAGGAAGCTTTTTATTATCGACAACTTTATTATGGCATTGTACCTGAGGGACAAAGAGCTCCTAGTTttagtgttgttagaggtcattctAGTTCTAGTAGGACTTCCACATGGAGGATGagaagtggtggtgttatgggaccacctcgacatcctggggcaggatctagtgggcaTGACccacctactgatagaggcagtgtcagttgagacattttgatcatgttatctaagccttccggcttgtttattgtattcacacacattagcatttttgagttatatatatgatatgcagtgtTTTGGCAGCGATCTATTATGCTTTGCTTTCTATGTATGTTAAATGATGTTATGAGTTATATGGTGT
This window harbors:
- the LOC131875157 gene encoding uncharacterized protein LOC131875157; amino-acid sequence: MSLPRRVLRQFREVQVTPVVTAYFARVSQEVSDWGIQHPRQRLRIDMEERVKGGEGGGLAERGDEGDGGVEGGEEEGGDDGEDEDIDIGGDTKSTSSRDDDDSLGSSSSEDGEDDDDTDMPELEDVLVAEGGGG